From the genome of Phytohabitans rumicis, one region includes:
- a CDS encoding glycosyltransferase family 1 protein: MTAVLLIAATPPQPAVLSASVRQLRATGARVHLVAALDADDLPDGLDLDGFHAMPADVSEATPRRRAVKATPGERVWMHLRRQAWLRERARDADVLVALDAHSVYTVWRLAQRNQGADARFGVTAALQAIAERGDKRAAGHVLPPAHLVAGDVKKLIRSTPRRVINTVTAKPVMRSGAGARLWLSALKAPKVPDPVRVKVAYQIADGMAWAGRPADEAKALYAAASKIKSLAPRARLRGEAAKRELAAGLAPAELTPAVVDLLGLADRYYRARDHWNAAEYVHRAMNVAFNRVLHIDQLTSPLAADPDGFVAPFRRSEAARKVAAPLGRKTPAAPRPTGRPLRLLIATSANDNFLPLIREHYEQHPDVEVRYLDLAVNPSLKSLTWASKPMLEYRLADDTTHGRKTEQRLRPHLDWADTVFVDWCVAPAGLFTLVDPGDARIIVRLHSYEALTRWPHMVDFSRIDDLVFVANHIRDLTTSLVPYLRDGNGPRMHVLDNAMDLKGFLVEKEPEARFQLGMVGINQVAKDPRWAVEVLRRLRAQDERYRLLLVGGEMDPDVSVATKDYLTAFRGDLAELEPSGAVRRFGSTNDVPKALAQIGVILSTSVREGCHCGLMEGAASAAVPVVRDWPFFAGRPNSARTLYPQDWVVGSPEEAAQRVLDTTGTEEAWHETGRRASAHALSAWDWSAVRHDFDRLILGDA, encoded by the coding sequence ATGACCGCCGTGCTGTTGATCGCCGCCACCCCTCCCCAGCCGGCCGTGCTCTCCGCCTCGGTGCGGCAGCTCCGGGCGACCGGGGCCCGGGTTCACCTGGTCGCCGCGCTGGACGCGGACGACCTGCCCGACGGGCTCGACCTCGACGGCTTCCACGCGATGCCCGCCGACGTCAGCGAGGCCACCCCCCGCCGCCGCGCGGTCAAGGCGACGCCGGGCGAGCGGGTCTGGATGCACCTGCGCCGGCAGGCGTGGCTGCGCGAGCGGGCGCGCGATGCCGACGTACTGGTCGCGCTCGACGCGCACTCGGTGTACACGGTCTGGCGCCTGGCCCAGCGCAACCAGGGCGCCGACGCCCGGTTCGGCGTCACCGCCGCCTTGCAGGCCATCGCCGAACGGGGAGACAAGCGGGCCGCGGGCCACGTGTTGCCGCCGGCGCACCTGGTCGCCGGCGACGTCAAGAAACTGATCCGCTCGACGCCGCGCCGGGTCATCAACACCGTCACGGCGAAGCCTGTCATGCGCAGCGGGGCGGGTGCCCGGCTCTGGCTCTCCGCCCTCAAGGCGCCCAAGGTGCCGGACCCGGTGCGGGTGAAGGTGGCGTACCAGATCGCGGACGGCATGGCGTGGGCCGGCCGCCCGGCCGACGAGGCGAAGGCCCTGTACGCCGCCGCCAGCAAGATCAAGAGCCTGGCGCCGCGGGCCCGCCTGCGCGGCGAGGCGGCAAAGCGCGAACTGGCCGCGGGCCTCGCCCCCGCCGAGCTCACCCCGGCGGTCGTCGACCTGCTCGGCCTCGCCGACAGGTACTACCGGGCCCGCGACCACTGGAACGCGGCCGAGTACGTGCACCGGGCGATGAACGTCGCCTTTAACCGCGTACTGCACATCGACCAGCTGACCTCGCCGCTGGCGGCCGACCCGGACGGCTTCGTCGCCCCGTTCCGGCGGTCCGAAGCCGCGCGCAAGGTCGCCGCGCCGCTCGGCCGGAAGACCCCGGCCGCCCCCAGGCCCACCGGGCGGCCGCTGCGACTGCTGATCGCGACCAGCGCCAACGACAACTTCCTGCCGCTGATCAGGGAGCACTACGAGCAGCACCCGGACGTCGAGGTCCGGTACCTCGACCTCGCCGTCAACCCGTCGCTGAAGAGCCTGACCTGGGCGAGCAAGCCGATGCTCGAGTACCGGTTGGCCGACGACACCACGCACGGGCGCAAGACCGAGCAGCGGCTGCGGCCGCACCTGGACTGGGCCGACACGGTGTTCGTGGACTGGTGCGTCGCGCCGGCCGGGCTCTTCACGCTGGTCGACCCGGGCGACGCGCGGATCATCGTGCGGCTGCACAGCTACGAGGCCCTGACCCGGTGGCCGCACATGGTCGACTTTTCCCGGATCGACGACCTGGTCTTCGTCGCCAACCACATCCGCGACCTCACCACGTCGCTCGTGCCGTACCTGCGCGACGGCAACGGGCCGCGCATGCACGTGCTCGACAACGCGATGGACCTGAAGGGCTTCCTGGTCGAGAAGGAGCCGGAGGCCCGGTTCCAGCTCGGCATGGTCGGCATCAACCAGGTCGCGAAGGACCCGCGCTGGGCCGTCGAGGTGCTGCGCCGGCTGCGCGCGCAGGACGAGCGCTACCGGCTGCTCCTCGTCGGCGGGGAGATGGACCCGGACGTCAGCGTCGCTACCAAGGACTACCTGACGGCGTTCCGCGGCGACCTCGCCGAGCTGGAGCCCTCCGGGGCCGTACGCCGGTTCGGCTCGACCAACGACGTGCCCAAGGCGCTGGCCCAGATCGGCGTCATCCTCAGCACGTCGGTGCGCGAGGGCTGCCACTGCGGCCTCATGGAGGGGGCGGCCAGCGCGGCGGTCCCGGTCGTGCGGGACTGGCCGTTCTTCGCGGGCCGGCCGAACAGCGCCCGCACCCTCTACCCGCAGGACTGGGTGGTGGGCTCGCCGGAAGAGGCGGCCCAGCGGGTCCTGGACACCACCGGCACGGAAGAGGCATGGCACGAGACCGGGCGGCGCGCGTCGGCGCACGCGCTGTCCGCGTGGGACTGGTCAGCCGTACGCCACGACTTCGACCGGCTGATCCTCGGCGACGCCTAG
- a CDS encoding glycosyltransferase, with protein sequence MKIVELPLARADLETDIRLFDRDRALDPAKWLRKLRKHEQDVFPEPAFGAWKGALEKAVLEVHRQRPADLLVATCVPYVTLAAAWKLWQEHKVPYAVDFRDGWSVDVVHGGEAFAADSESGVWERRVLEDAISLWVVNDPIAGFYRNRYPHLADRIHVVRNGYDKDSVSSEPRRADPDAGLTFGYIGTVNFPAQQLETVLDAWRAARESDPLIAKSRFEVYGHIGAGPGREANRLMELIRGAAGDGVSFGGPLKKAEVAKAYAHWDALVLILVGGQYVTSGKVYEYMATGLPIVSVHEIDHDATHVLTGHPLWTGARGLDEAQLADAFQSAGRMAVQASDEERAAVRAHAAPFTREDLMTKAVHRLAEQALASRLISVNGPAA encoded by the coding sequence GTGAAGATCGTCGAACTTCCGCTCGCCCGAGCGGATCTTGAAACCGATATCCGGCTGTTCGACCGGGACCGTGCGCTGGACCCCGCGAAATGGCTCAGAAAGCTGCGCAAGCACGAGCAGGACGTGTTTCCGGAGCCCGCTTTCGGCGCCTGGAAGGGCGCGCTGGAAAAGGCGGTCCTCGAGGTGCACCGGCAGCGCCCGGCCGACCTCCTGGTGGCCACGTGCGTGCCGTACGTGACGCTCGCCGCCGCGTGGAAGCTGTGGCAGGAGCACAAGGTGCCCTACGCGGTCGACTTCCGCGACGGCTGGTCGGTCGACGTCGTGCACGGCGGTGAGGCGTTCGCCGCCGACTCCGAGTCCGGCGTGTGGGAGCGCCGGGTGCTCGAAGACGCGATCTCGCTGTGGGTGGTCAACGACCCGATCGCCGGCTTCTACCGCAACCGCTACCCGCACCTCGCCGACCGCATCCACGTCGTCCGCAACGGGTACGACAAGGACAGCGTGTCCAGCGAGCCGCGCCGGGCCGACCCGGACGCCGGGCTGACCTTCGGCTACATCGGCACGGTCAACTTCCCGGCCCAGCAGCTGGAGACCGTGCTGGACGCGTGGCGGGCCGCCCGGGAAAGCGACCCGCTCATCGCCAAGTCCCGCTTCGAGGTGTACGGCCACATCGGAGCCGGTCCCGGCCGGGAAGCCAACCGCCTCATGGAGCTGATCCGGGGCGCGGCCGGCGACGGGGTGTCCTTCGGCGGGCCGCTGAAAAAGGCCGAAGTGGCCAAGGCGTACGCGCACTGGGACGCCCTGGTGCTGATCCTGGTCGGCGGGCAGTACGTGACCTCCGGCAAGGTCTACGAGTACATGGCCACCGGCCTGCCGATCGTCTCGGTACACGAGATCGACCATGACGCCACGCACGTGTTGACCGGCCACCCGCTGTGGACCGGCGCGCGCGGTCTGGACGAGGCGCAGCTCGCCGACGCGTTCCAGAGCGCCGGCCGGATGGCCGTCCAGGCGTCGGACGAGGAGCGCGCGGCGGTGCGTGCCCATGCCGCCCCGTTCACTCGCGAAGACCTCATGACCAAGGCCGTGCACCGCCTCGCGGAGCAGGCCCTGGCCAGTCGCCTCATCTCGGTGAATGGACCCGCCGCATGA
- the wecB gene encoding non-hydrolyzing UDP-N-acetylglucosamine 2-epimerase has protein sequence MKVVSIVGARPQLVKLAPIAAAFAASDVRHMIIHTGQHYDADLSDVFFDGLGIPDPDVHLGIGSGSHGVQTGRTLAALDPVLEAEHPDWVLVYGDTNSTLAGTLSAVKQHIRVAHLEAGLRSFNRRMPEEHNRVLTDHAADLLLAPTEEAMRHLAAEGLAARAELVGDVMVDICLRIRDAVLAGAHPRPALPPGIDADAPYLVATLHRAENTDDPKHLHSLVDALTDLPVPVALLAHPRLLARAEEHGVKLARGAVSVGRPLPYAQMVGAVLGSVGVVTDSGGLQKEAYLLARPCTTLRTETEWPETLVDGWNHLVPRPGDLGATEWTGLATRPAPTAERATPYGDGRAAERVVRTLEGK, from the coding sequence GTGAAGGTCGTCAGCATCGTCGGGGCCCGCCCTCAGTTGGTCAAGCTTGCCCCGATCGCGGCGGCATTCGCCGCCAGCGACGTCCGGCACATGATCATCCACACCGGGCAGCACTACGACGCCGACCTGTCCGATGTGTTCTTCGACGGGCTGGGGATCCCGGACCCGGACGTCCACCTGGGCATCGGGTCGGGCAGCCACGGCGTGCAGACCGGCCGGACGCTCGCCGCGCTGGACCCGGTGCTGGAGGCCGAGCACCCCGACTGGGTGCTCGTCTACGGTGACACGAACTCGACACTCGCCGGCACGCTCTCCGCGGTGAAGCAGCACATCCGGGTGGCGCACCTGGAGGCCGGCCTGCGCTCGTTCAACCGGCGCATGCCCGAAGAGCACAACCGGGTGCTGACGGACCACGCCGCGGACTTGCTGCTCGCGCCGACCGAGGAGGCGATGCGCCACCTCGCGGCCGAAGGGCTCGCCGCCCGTGCCGAGCTGGTCGGCGACGTCATGGTGGACATCTGCCTGCGCATCCGGGACGCGGTGCTCGCCGGCGCCCACCCGCGGCCGGCGCTGCCACCCGGGATCGACGCCGACGCGCCGTACCTCGTGGCCACGCTCCACCGCGCCGAGAACACCGACGACCCGAAGCACCTGCACAGCCTCGTCGACGCGCTGACCGACCTGCCCGTGCCGGTCGCGCTGCTGGCCCACCCCCGCCTGCTGGCCCGCGCCGAGGAGCACGGCGTCAAGCTGGCCCGCGGCGCCGTCAGCGTGGGCCGCCCGCTGCCGTACGCCCAGATGGTCGGCGCGGTGCTCGGCTCGGTCGGGGTGGTGACCGACTCGGGCGGGCTGCAGAAGGAGGCGTACCTCCTGGCCCGACCCTGCACGACGCTGCGCACGGAGACCGAGTGGCCGGAGACGCTCGTCGATGGCTGGAACCACCTCGTGCCCCGCCCCGGCGACCTCGGCGCGACGGAGTGGACCGGCCTCGCGACCCGCCCGGCGCCCACCGCCGAACGCGCCACCCCGTACGGCGACGGCCGCGCCGCCGAGCGGGTCGTGCGCACCCTGGAGGGGAAGTGA
- a CDS encoding glycosyltransferase family 2 protein encodes MRDGRPPLSVVIPMYNEESVLPILAERLRDVLDGLNEPYEVVAVDDGSADGTADTLAKMRTSWDQLRIIRLQRNSGHQAALLAGLMRASGDYVVSIDADLQDPPELIPEMLQKARADALDVVYGVRVDRTTDTAFKRVTAGMYYRLMRRLAGRQVPAQAGDFRLLSRATVEALRELPERAPVLRIVVPWLGFPSGEVTYLRAERAAGETKYPLSRMVRLAADSITSFSAAPLRIATWLGLLGVVTSAVLVVVAFGAYLVSSTTPGWASLYVAVLFLGAIQLLCLGLLGEYVARIYTALQGRPAYFIAEDSGPPE; translated from the coding sequence ATGCGTGACGGACGCCCGCCCCTGTCCGTGGTGATCCCGATGTACAACGAGGAATCGGTCCTGCCGATCCTGGCGGAGCGGCTCCGGGACGTGCTCGACGGCCTCAACGAGCCGTACGAGGTGGTCGCCGTCGACGACGGCAGCGCGGACGGGACCGCCGACACGCTGGCCAAGATGCGTACAAGTTGGGACCAATTGCGCATAATCCGGCTGCAGCGCAACAGCGGCCACCAGGCCGCCCTGCTCGCCGGCCTGATGCGCGCCTCCGGCGACTACGTCGTCAGCATCGACGCCGACCTGCAGGATCCGCCGGAGCTGATCCCGGAGATGCTGCAAAAGGCCCGCGCGGACGCGCTCGACGTGGTCTACGGCGTACGGGTCGACCGCACCACCGACACGGCGTTCAAGCGGGTGACCGCCGGCATGTACTACCGGCTGATGCGCCGGCTGGCCGGGCGGCAGGTGCCCGCGCAGGCGGGCGACTTCCGGCTGCTCAGCAGGGCCACCGTCGAGGCGTTGCGCGAGCTGCCCGAGCGGGCGCCGGTGCTGCGCATCGTCGTACCCTGGCTCGGTTTTCCCAGCGGCGAGGTGACCTACCTGCGCGCGGAACGCGCGGCGGGCGAGACGAAGTACCCGCTGTCCAGGATGGTCCGGCTCGCGGCCGACAGCATCACCAGCTTCTCCGCCGCGCCGCTGCGGATCGCGACCTGGCTGGGCCTGCTGGGCGTGGTGACCAGCGCGGTCCTCGTCGTCGTCGCATTCGGCGCGTACCTCGTCAGCTCGACAACGCCCGGATGGGCCTCGCTCTACGTCGCCGTGCTCTTCCTCGGCGCAATTCAACTGCTCTGCCTCGGCCTACTCGGCGAATACGTGGCGCGCATATACACGGCGCTACAGGGCCGGCCGGCATACTTCATCGCGGAGGACAGCGGGCCACCGGAGTGA
- a CDS encoding nucleotide sugar dehydrogenase — MKVCVVALGKIGLPLAVQFAGKGHHVVGADVSERVVQLVNDGTVPFPGEADLDVKLKEAVAAGLLTATTDTTAAVAESDTVVVVVPLFVDGEGVPDFGWMDDATRAIAAGLRPGTLVSYETTLPVGTTRTRWAPMLEQGSGLTAGTDFFLVFSPERVLTGRVFADLRRYPKLVGGVDEASARRGVAFYEAVLDFDERPDLPRRNGVWDLGSAEASELAKLAETTYRDTNIGLANQFARFADTVGVDITKVIEACNTQPYSHIHQPGIAVGGHCIPVYPRMYLWNDPAATVVRAAREANAAMPTYAVDLLAAAIGELDGVDVLVLGAAYRGGVKETAFSGVFPTVAELRRRGANPYVSDPMYTADELAALDLPPHRGEPVRAVVVQADHAEYRSLGAADLPGVQVVVDGRRVTDPARWPGVRRVVIGG, encoded by the coding sequence ATGAAGGTCTGTGTCGTCGCGCTCGGAAAGATCGGGCTGCCGCTGGCCGTCCAGTTCGCCGGCAAGGGCCACCACGTGGTGGGTGCCGACGTGTCGGAACGGGTCGTCCAGCTGGTCAACGACGGCACGGTCCCGTTTCCCGGCGAGGCGGACCTGGACGTCAAGCTCAAGGAGGCCGTCGCCGCGGGCCTGCTGACCGCGACCACCGACACCACGGCCGCGGTCGCCGAGTCCGACACGGTGGTCGTCGTGGTGCCGCTGTTCGTCGACGGCGAGGGCGTGCCGGACTTCGGCTGGATGGACGACGCGACCCGGGCCATCGCCGCCGGCCTGCGCCCCGGCACGCTGGTCAGCTACGAGACCACGCTGCCGGTCGGCACCACCCGCACCCGCTGGGCGCCGATGCTGGAGCAGGGCTCCGGGCTGACCGCCGGCACCGACTTCTTCCTCGTGTTCAGCCCCGAGCGGGTGCTGACCGGCCGCGTCTTCGCCGACCTGCGCCGCTACCCGAAGCTGGTCGGCGGCGTCGACGAGGCGTCCGCCCGGCGCGGCGTCGCGTTCTACGAGGCCGTGCTGGACTTCGACGAGCGGCCCGACCTGCCCCGGCGCAACGGCGTGTGGGACCTCGGCTCGGCGGAGGCGTCCGAGCTGGCCAAGCTCGCCGAGACCACGTACCGGGACACCAACATCGGGCTGGCCAACCAGTTCGCCCGGTTCGCCGACACCGTCGGCGTCGACATCACCAAGGTCATCGAGGCGTGCAACACCCAGCCGTACAGCCATATCCACCAGCCGGGCATCGCGGTCGGCGGGCACTGCATCCCGGTGTACCCGCGCATGTACCTGTGGAACGACCCGGCCGCCACCGTCGTACGGGCCGCCCGGGAGGCGAACGCGGCGATGCCCACGTACGCGGTCGACCTGCTCGCCGCCGCGATCGGTGAGCTGGACGGGGTGGACGTGCTGGTGCTCGGCGCCGCGTACCGGGGCGGGGTGAAGGAGACCGCGTTCTCCGGCGTCTTCCCGACCGTGGCCGAGCTGCGCCGGCGCGGCGCCAACCCGTACGTCTCGGACCCGATGTACACCGCCGACGAGCTGGCCGCGCTCGACCTGCCCCCGCACCGGGGCGAGCCGGTCCGCGCCGTGGTGGTCCAGGCCGACCACGCCGAGTACCGCTCGCTGGGCGCCGCCGACCTGCCGGGCGTTCAGGTGGTGGTCGACGGCCGGCGGGTCACCGATCCGGCGCGCTGGCCGGGGGTTCGCCGGGTCGTGATCGGCGGCTGA
- a CDS encoding acyl-CoA dehydrogenase family protein → MRALPLDLIDVDSLHTDEERQIRAVVRKVVDDLVRPHVATWYEEGRVPARDLALEFGKLGLLGMHLTGYGCAGASAVAYGLACLELEAGDSGVRSLVSVQGSLAMYAIWKFGSPEQKSRWLPPMATGEAVGCFGLTEPDHGSDPASMKTRARKAGTDWVLSGTKMWITNAPIADVAVIWARTDEKVRGFVVPMESPGVTAREIRHKMSLRASSTGEVVLDDVRLPADAALPAAEGLKGPLSCLTEARHGIAWGALGAARECLHAALDYAVSREQFGRPIAGFQLTQAKLADMAVELQKGYLLALHLGRLADAGSLRPEQVSVGKLNNVREALAIARECRTILGANGISAEYPILRHANNLESVLTYEGTSEIHQLVIGQKLTGLAAFS, encoded by the coding sequence ATGCGCGCCCTCCCGCTCGACCTGATCGACGTCGACTCGCTGCACACCGACGAGGAGCGGCAGATCCGCGCCGTCGTGCGCAAGGTGGTCGACGATCTGGTACGGCCGCACGTCGCGACCTGGTACGAGGAGGGGCGGGTGCCGGCGCGCGACCTCGCGCTGGAGTTCGGCAAGCTCGGCCTCCTCGGCATGCACCTGACCGGGTACGGCTGTGCCGGCGCCTCCGCGGTGGCGTACGGGCTGGCGTGCCTGGAGCTGGAGGCCGGCGACTCGGGCGTGCGCTCGCTGGTGTCCGTGCAGGGCTCCCTGGCCATGTACGCGATCTGGAAATTCGGCAGCCCCGAGCAGAAGTCGCGCTGGCTGCCGCCGATGGCCACCGGAGAGGCGGTGGGCTGCTTCGGGCTGACCGAGCCGGATCACGGCTCCGACCCGGCGTCGATGAAGACCCGCGCCCGCAAGGCCGGGACCGACTGGGTGCTCAGCGGCACCAAGATGTGGATCACCAACGCGCCGATCGCCGACGTGGCCGTCATCTGGGCACGCACGGATGAGAAGGTCCGCGGTTTCGTCGTACCCATGGAGTCTCCTGGTGTGACGGCGCGCGAGATCCGGCACAAGATGTCGCTGCGCGCGTCGTCGACCGGCGAGGTCGTCCTCGACGACGTGCGGCTGCCGGCGGACGCCGCGCTGCCGGCGGCCGAGGGGCTGAAGGGGCCGCTGTCGTGCCTGACCGAGGCGCGGCACGGCATCGCGTGGGGTGCGCTCGGCGCGGCCCGGGAGTGCCTGCACGCGGCGCTGGACTACGCGGTGTCGCGGGAGCAGTTCGGGCGGCCGATCGCGGGCTTCCAGCTCACTCAGGCCAAGCTCGCCGACATGGCGGTGGAGCTGCAGAAGGGCTATCTCCTGGCGCTGCACCTGGGCCGGCTGGCGGACGCCGGCAGCCTGCGGCCCGAGCAGGTGAGCGTGGGCAAGCTCAACAACGTGCGGGAGGCGCTGGCGATCGCCCGGGAGTGCCGCACGATCCTGGGCGCCAACGGGATCAGCGCCGAATACCCGATCCTGCGGCACGCCAACAACCTGGAGAGCGTCCTCACCTACGAGGGCACCTCGGAGATCCACCAGCTGGTGATCGGCCAGAAGCTGACCGGCCTGGCGGCCTTCTCCTGA
- a CDS encoding type II toxin-antitoxin system VapB family antitoxin: MIFKAVRDGRPYPEHGLTLKQWAEIPPRPIRIDQLITTKRELALDKLLAEDSTFYGDLFPHVVQWNGGLYLEDGLHRALRAALQQRNQIHARVLVLT; this comes from the coding sequence GTGATCTTCAAAGCGGTTCGGGACGGTCGTCCGTACCCCGAGCACGGTCTCACGCTGAAACAGTGGGCTGAGATCCCGCCACGGCCGATCCGCATCGACCAGCTCATCACCACCAAGCGTGAGCTGGCCCTCGACAAGCTCCTGGCCGAGGACTCCACCTTCTACGGCGACCTGTTCCCGCACGTCGTGCAGTGGAACGGCGGCCTCTACCTCGAAGACGGGCTGCACCGGGCGCTCCGCGCGGCCCTGCAGCAGCGCAACCAGATCCACGCACGCGTGCTGGTGCTGACCTGA
- a CDS encoding nitroreductase family protein, with product MEFRDVVRRRRMVRNYDPDRPVPVEVVERLLGHAVRAPSAGFSQGWGFLVLDAGADRELFWRATTPEGQGMTGWLAGMRRAPLIVVPHSNRSAYLDRYAEPDKGWTDRDPARWPAPYWDIDAGFAALLMLLTAVDEGLGACFFGIPPQRVQPFRDAFGVPAEFAPIGAVTVGYPAPDRRSPSLERGHRPLESVVHRGRWTTSV from the coding sequence ATGGAGTTCAGGGACGTCGTACGGCGGCGGCGGATGGTGCGGAACTACGACCCGGACCGGCCGGTGCCGGTCGAGGTCGTGGAGCGGCTGCTCGGGCACGCCGTGCGCGCGCCGTCGGCCGGGTTCTCCCAGGGGTGGGGGTTCCTGGTGCTGGACGCCGGCGCCGACCGCGAGCTCTTCTGGAGGGCCACCACGCCCGAGGGGCAGGGCATGACCGGGTGGCTGGCGGGCATGCGCCGGGCCCCGCTGATCGTCGTGCCGCACTCGAACCGCTCGGCGTACCTGGACCGGTACGCCGAGCCGGACAAGGGCTGGACCGACCGTGACCCGGCTCGCTGGCCGGCGCCGTACTGGGACATCGACGCCGGCTTCGCCGCCCTGCTCATGCTGCTGACGGCGGTCGACGAGGGGCTCGGCGCCTGCTTCTTCGGCATCCCGCCGCAGCGCGTCCAGCCGTTCCGGGACGCGTTCGGGGTGCCGGCCGAGTTCGCGCCGATCGGGGCGGTGACCGTCGGCTACCCGGCCCCGGACCGCCGTTCACCGTCGCTCGAACGGGGGCACCGGCCGCTCGAATCGGTCGTGCACCGGGGAAGATGGACGACAAGCGTGTAG
- a CDS encoding aldose 1-epimerase family protein: MSKALSGTQWTIAAAGHEAVVVEVGGGLRAYRAGGVDYVDGYGEDELSVGCAGQILAPWPNRIRDGRYTFAGEQQQLSLTEPIRHNALHGLVNWVPWRLAEQAPDAVTLECAMPAQPGYPWPLRLRSQWRVGPEGLRVTHEATNVGGRSCPFGFSVHPYLRLPGIKADDVVLRVPARNRLLVDSRLLPIGAAKVAGGEYDFTEPRRIGATVLDTAFGDLERGADGGSSVDLSTSDGAHRVSVWADDKFGWWQVFSSDTMSGDRWRRSLAVEPMTCPPDAFRSGRDLIVLEPDQTWSATWGIKPGQG; this comes from the coding sequence ATGAGTAAAGCGCTCTCCGGGACACAGTGGACGATCGCGGCCGCGGGCCACGAGGCAGTCGTGGTCGAGGTCGGCGGTGGGCTGCGGGCCTACCGCGCGGGCGGGGTCGACTACGTCGACGGGTACGGCGAAGACGAGTTGAGCGTGGGCTGCGCCGGCCAGATCCTGGCGCCCTGGCCCAACCGGATCCGCGACGGGCGCTACACCTTCGCCGGCGAGCAGCAACAGCTCTCGCTCACCGAGCCGATCCGGCACAACGCGCTCCACGGCCTGGTCAACTGGGTGCCGTGGCGCCTGGCCGAGCAGGCGCCGGACGCGGTGACGCTGGAGTGCGCGATGCCGGCCCAGCCGGGCTACCCCTGGCCGCTGCGGCTGCGCTCGCAGTGGCGCGTCGGCCCGGAGGGTCTGCGGGTCACCCACGAGGCCACCAACGTGGGCGGGCGGTCGTGCCCGTTCGGCTTCTCGGTCCACCCGTACCTGCGGCTGCCCGGGATCAAGGCGGACGACGTGGTGCTGCGCGTGCCGGCCCGCAACCGCCTCCTCGTCGACAGCCGGCTGCTGCCGATCGGGGCCGCCAAGGTGGCCGGCGGCGAGTACGACTTCACCGAGCCCCGCCGCATCGGCGCCACGGTGCTGGACACCGCGTTCGGCGACCTGGAGCGCGGCGCGGACGGCGGGTCGTCCGTTGATCTGTCCACATCGGATGGCGCGCACCGGGTGTCGGTCTGGGCGGACGACAAGTTCGGCTGGTGGCAGGTCTTCAGCAGCGACACGATGTCGGGAGACCGCTGGCGCCGTTCGCTGGCCGTGGAGCCGATGACCTGCCCGCCGGACGCGTTCCGCTCGGGCCGCGACCTGATCGTGCTGGAGCCGGACCAGACCTGGAGCGCCACCTGGGGCATCAAACCCGGTCAGGGCTAG